One segment of Daphnia magna isolate NIES linkage group LG2, ASM2063170v1.1, whole genome shotgun sequence DNA contains the following:
- the LOC116915348 gene encoding LOW QUALITY PROTEIN: WD repeat-containing protein 19 (The sequence of the model RefSeq protein was modified relative to this genomic sequence to represent the inferred CDS: inserted 1 base in 1 codon), which produces MHLNTEKLILSLKSPVGVGAVQLEWQTHDGSLWAATGSNRTVHIFDHYGNQKALIAMPGSCTGFGWDSEGTSFAAINDSSSFIYLWNSTSSKTEKIETGLRDPLSFMAWGKNGLFIAIGTSKGNVLLYNQRAGRKIPILGKHSKKILSGAWSSDNLLALGSEDKTLSISTLEGDTVHSASLRSEPSQIQFSEMKEDERSSSESTISAVVGRRTLILININNAENPLELAFQQSYGNITTYRWFGDGYILIGFSGGYCIAISTHVKEIGQELFQIRNHRDMISSISVCPLLNRAACAGDNNARIYDLLDLKESVSVISVEQENRIDCCAWSNDGRLLAITGSSGNVYIYLTRLNMLASVWQPYGTIAVLTSLKEVTVYDAALKAICNLQCELEPVFLACGPKAIALGLNNHAWLYSALDGQLQRKLQYIGSVETVRMNETHIAALVDGKVHLQLIEETAFLDDGASGLMESGVFPFRESSTAKITSHALAKDCLIYTTNVGDLVYFSLSERKPVSEYRHAVGWKKIYHDTSGTLLAAVDIKNHGYLYSPVKEILLRIPDFPVHHRGLLWESASQINHVFVAWSDEKLDVYVYHAERLTGSCIIRLCSTALASGHTPLLLQGPELLMLTASSKLTTLFIPELGISSGGKLSSMSRNELINALQFSLAMGKYDDAWDIGILLSDSVQWVKAANAALNDFRLDFAIRIYRHLGDISAVWSLEEIQDIEDLQLLSGHIYMILGNLEKAQDCYLKSSQPEIAIDMHTDVMEWEQALLLAEKLAPQRIGLIAQEYAQQLEQTGDFVHALSNYERALSSGVENVNQVEHQRICHSGIARCAVGSGDVNKGVSLAVQSGDRTLMKQCAVILEDNKFYVEAAELYETAGIKDQAAMLYTRLKNWTQVSKLIQYVTQPKVHIAYAKAKESQGQYKEALNSYELAGDFESAILLCLNQLHSPQDAVRIARRSKSTEGAKLIGKFFMDLGDYTTALEYLVMSKNYETAFEVARQNGQIKLFADILGDQASQDDLTKIALYYEQERNFLLTGKYYALAGQNEKAFKYFIKAAQHSGDDEKAINAAIHIVSTANDNHLAVQLIGFLNGEQDNIPKDGKYLFRLYLARHQYREATKTAIIIATEEQNAGNYKDAHNLLQHMYKELSSHDITIPLEMEHNLQLLHSYVIVRMHIRRGQHLNAARLLIRVAESISKFPSHVVPILTSTVIECDRAGLKNAAFQYAAILMKPEYRDQLDAKYKKKIESTVRRPPKGSTDAEDDLTPCPFCNTAIPSMLLVCVQCKQHLPMCIITGMHVXKEDLTRCPSCLFMAIRSEFIKIVDSGEPCPMCNNKIAGEGALVIWTEPIKPKSN; this is translated from the exons ATGCATCTTAACACTGAAAAG tTAATATTGAGTTTGAAGTCTCCCGTTGGAGTCGGTGCTGTACAGTTGGAATGGCAAACACATGACGGTTCTCTTTGGGCAGCTACAGGATCAAACCGAACAGTGCATATATTTGACCATTATGGAAATCAAAAAGCTTTAATTGCCATGCCTGG ATCCTGTACTGGGTTTGGCTGGGACTCTGAAGGCACATCTTTTGCAGCTATCAATGATAGTAGCTCATTTATATATTTGTGGAATTCAACTAGTTCTAAAACTGAAAAGATTGAAACTGGCCTAAGAGATCCTCTAAGTTTTATGGCTTGGGGCAAAAATGGTCTTTTCATAGCAATTGGTACATCAAAGGGGAATGTTCTTTTATACAATCAAAGAGCTGGGCGAAAAATACCTATTCTAGGCAAACAcagtaagaaaattttatcAGGAGCATGGAGTTCAGACAATCTCCTGGCTCTAGGGTCTGAGGACAAAACCCTATCTATTAGCACGTTGGAGGGTGACACTGTTCATTCAGCCAGCCTTAGAAGTGAACCATCCCAGATACAGTTTTCTGAGATGAAGGAGGACGAGCGTTCATCATCGGAAAGCACG ATTAGCGCCGTGGTAGGCCGTCGAACTTTGATTCTTATCAACATCAACAATGCTGAAAACCCCTTGGAGTTAGCTTTTCAGCAAAGCTATGGTAACATCACGACGTATCGCTGGTTTGGTGATGGATACATTTTAATCGGATTCTCGGGTGGATATTGCATCGCTATCTCCACCCACGTAAAGGAGATTGGCCAGGAACTCTTTCAAATACGGAACCATCGAGACATGATTTCATCTATATCTGTATGTCCGTTATTAAACCGAGCTGCGTGCGCTGGAGATAacaa CGCAAGGATCTATGATTTACTTGATTTAAAAGAAAGCGTCTCGGTAATTTCCGTGGAACAAGAAAACCGAATAGATTGCTGTGCGTGGAGCAATGACGGCCGTCTTTTGGCCATTACAG GTAGTTCCGGCAATGTCTACATTTACCTCACCCGTTTAAATATGCTAGCATCGGTTTGGCAACCGTACGGTACCATTGCAGTACTCACCAGTCTTAAAGAA GTTACTGTGTACGACGCTGCCCTGAAGGCCATCTGTAATCTGCAGTGCGAGTTGGAGCCCGTTTTCTTGGCCTGTGGTCCCAAAGCCATTGCACTTGGTTTGAACAATCACGCCTGGCTTTACTCTGCACTTGATGGTCAGCTACAGCGGAAGTTGCAGTACATTGGCTCAGTCGAAACAGTTCGGATGAATGAAACACATATCGCGGCCTTAGTAGATGGCAAAGTTCATTTACAACTA ATAGAAGAAACTGCTTTCCTAGATGACGGAGCAAGTGGCTTAATGGAGAGCGGCGTTTTCCCTTTCCGTGAGTCCTCTACAGCAAAGATAACGAGCCATGCATTGGCTAAAGATTGTCTTATTTACACCACAAAT GTGGGCGATTTGGTTTATTTCTCGTTGAGTGAGCGAAAACCTGTCAGCGAATACCGCCATGCTGTAGGTtggaaaaagatttatcatgATACATCAGGAACACTTCTCGCTGCAGTAGATATAAAAAATCACGGCTACCTTTATTCTCCG GTCAAGGAAATTTTGCTACGGATTCCCGATTTCCCAGTTCATCATCGAGGTTTACTTTGGGAGTCAGCAAGCCAGATCAATCATGTATTTGTGGCGTGGAGCGACGAGAAGCTCGACGTATATGTCTATCACGCCGAAAGACTCactg GGAGCTGCATCATTCGACTTTGTTCCACGGCTCTCGCGAGTGGCCATACCCCTCTCCTGCTTCAAGGACCAGAACTTTTGATGCTTACTGCCTCCTCAAAGCTGACAACCCTTTTCATTCCTGAACTGGGCATTAGTTCCGGCGGAAAGTTGTCCTCCATGTCACGAAATGAACTAATCAACGCGTTACAGTTTTCTTTAGCGATGGGAAA GTATGACGATGCTTGGGATATTGGAATTCTTCTGTCAGATTCCGTTCAGTGGGTCAAAGCTGCTAATGCAGCCCTTAACGATTTTCGCCTAGATTTCG CAATTAGAATATACCGTCATCTCGGAGATATATCTGCTGTATGGTCACTGGAAGAGATTCAAGATATTGAAGATCTTCAGTTGCTCTCTGGCCATATATACATGATTTTAGGCAACTTGGAAAAAGCGCAA GATTGCTACTTGAAGTCATCACAACCTGAGATCGCCATCGACATGCACACTGACGTCATGGAGTGGGAACAAGCTTTGCTGTTAGCCGAAAAACTAGCTCCACAAAGGATTGGACTAATAGCCCAAGAATATGCACAGCAACTGGAACAAAC GGGAGACTTTGTTCATGCTTTATCGAACTACGAACGCGCCCTGAGTTCCGGAGTTGAAAACGTAAATCAGGTTGAACACCAACGTATATGCCATTCAGGAATTGCCAGATGTGCAGTTGGATCTGGAGATGTTAACAAAGGCGTTTCACTTGCAGTCCAGTCGGGTGATCGCACGCTAATGAAACAATGCGCCGTTATATTGGAAGACAACAAG TTTTACGTGGAAGCTGCCGAGCTTTATGAAACTGCTGGCATCAAGGATCAAGCTGCTATGCTTTATACTCGTTTGAAGAATTGGACTCAAGTCAGCAAACTCATTCAGTATGTGACGCAGCCTAAAGTACACATTGCTTATGCAAAG GCCAAAGAATCTCAAGGGCAATACAAAGAAGCGCTTAACTCATATGAGCTGGCAGGTGATTTTGAAAGTGCAATATTGCTGTGTCTGAATCAACTACATAGTCCACAAGATGCTGTACGGATTGCGCGAAGATCAAAGAGCACAGAAGGAGCTAAATTGATTGGAAA GTTTTTTATGGATTTGGGCGATTATACCACAGCTTTAGAGTACCTAGTTATGTCAAAGAATTATGAAACGGCATTTGAAGTTGCTCGTCAAAACGGACAGATCAAACTTTTTGCAGACATTCTGGGTGACCAGGCATCGCAAGACGACCTTACCAAAATTGCCTTATATTACGAGCAAGAACGTAATTTTCTGTTGACAGGCAAATATTATGCTTTGGCTGGTCAGAACGAGAAG GCTTTCAAATACTTCATAAAAGCAGCACAGCATAGTGGTGATGATGAGAAAGCCATCAATGCTGCTATTCACATCGTATCCACTGCAAACGACAACCACTTGGCTGTCCAGCtgattggatttttaaatGGAGAACAAGATAATATCcccaag GATGGAAAATACCTTTTCCGCCTGTATCTCGCTCGTCATCAGTATAGAGAAGCTACGAAAACTGCTATTATAATTGCGACAGAGGAACAGAACGCTG GAAACTACAAGGATGCTCATAATCTCCTTCAACACATGTATAAGGAACTTAGTAGTCACGACATCACCATACCGTTGGAAATGGAACACAATCTACAACTTTTGCATTCGTACGTTATCGTTCGAATGCACATTCGACGCGGACAGCATCTCAATGCAGCTCGATTGCTTATTAGAGTGGCCGAATCTATCTCAAAATTCCCATCTC ACGTGGTGCCGATTCTCACCTCAACGGTCATCGAATGCGATCGTGCGGGATTAAAAAACGCGGCATTTCAGTACGCGGCCATTTTAATGAAACCCGAATACAGAGACCAACTTGACGcaaaatataagaaaaagatagaaagcACCGTTCGTCGCCCACCCAAAGGTTCAACGGACGCTGAGGATGACTTAACGCCATGCCCATTTTGCAACACGGCCATACCGTCAATGCTGCTTGTGTGCGTTCAGTGCAAACAGCATCTACCCATGTGCATCATTACC GGAATGCATG AAAAAGAAGATTTAACGCGTTGTCCTTCGTGCCTATTCATGGCCATCCGATCAGAATTCATCAA GATTGTGGATAGTGGCGAACCCTGTCCGATGTGTAACAACAAGATCGCTGGTGAGGGGGCGCTCGTCATATGGACCGAACCCATAAAACCAAAAAGCAattga